One region of Apus apus isolate bApuApu2 chromosome 6, bApuApu2.pri.cur, whole genome shotgun sequence genomic DNA includes:
- the LOC127386758 gene encoding sodium channel protein type 1 subunit alpha-like, whose product MEQPVLVPPGPDSFQYFTRESLAAIEQRIAAEKAKNSKQDRKDNDDENGPKPNSDLEAGKTLPFIYGDIPPGMVSEPLEDMDPYYINKKTFIVLNKGKAIFRFSATSALYILTPFNPLRKIAIKILVHSYPLSMFVQNVTH is encoded by the exons ATGGAGCAGCCAGTGCTTGTACCACCAGGACCAGACAGCTTCCAATACTTCACTAGGGAGTCTCTTGCAGCTATTGAACAACGCattgctgcagaaaaagctAAGAATTCTAAACAAGATCGTAAAGACAATGATGATGAAAATGGGCCAAAGCCAAACAGTGATTTGGAGGCAGGAAAAACACTTCCATTTATATACGGCGAcatacctccaggaatggtaTCTGAGCCCTTGGAAGACATGGACCCATATTACATCAATAAAAAA acctTTATAGTATTGAATAAAGGGAAGGCAATCTTCCGATTCAGTGCCACCTCTGCCCTGTACATTTTAACTCCCTTCAATCCTCTTAGAAAAATAGCTATTAAAATTTTGGTACACTCATATCCTTTGTCAATGTTTGTTCAAAATGTTACACactga